From Solanum stenotomum isolate F172 unplaced genomic scaffold, ASM1918654v1 scaffold27076, whole genome shotgun sequence:
gAGATCATGACCTTGAATCCATATTTACTACATTAAACTAATTtgtattgttaatatatatttataattacttaattaataagttaatttattattacgtctatatctaattaattagtcaTAAATACTACATTTCAAGATCTACAAAGTTcaagcttaattaattcataaattttaattaactttaagattttaaaaaattaattatattaattcaaattaagtccaagttattataaattaagttcaaagttctaattaagtttaattattaagttctaattaattaaggtcatcaagaattagttatattcaagttcaagttcaagttctaaattcaagttcatatcaaagttctaaaattagttatattcaTGTACTTCTAAttataagttcaagttcatatatatctaatttctaaacttagttatatataaacttctaattcaagaattagttatattcaagttataaattcaaattcatataatctctaaaattagttatatataaacttctaataaaaatttatttatattcaagttctaattaattaaattcaagttcatataatttttaaattagttatatataaacttttaatccaagaattagttatattcaagtttgaagttcaaattcaagttcatatctaatctaaaaaattagttatatataaacttctaatccaacaattaattatatatattcaagttctaatttaaAAAAACCCTCAtatattcatgacattcaaacattcatcctaTATATTCATGATATATAAACAATCAAACTTCATCAATATCTAACTTCTAAATTCAAACTAACAATTTACTAATTACTAACAatcatcaaatttaaaaaaatcccaattcacaatcaaattaaagattttcaaattcaaactagtaccCAAATCCTAAAAACCCTAATTCATTAACTATCAAACACAATCAATCATTCAATAAAACACAAATCcaataaactaattaacaaaatcaaatataactaaaattgaaaaattttaaaactaatttgaTTAAACCCTAACATTAAATTAAAGGAGAAAGAGACAATGGAGAGAGGAAGCAGCGGCGATGGCGGTGGTTCCGGCAGGGGCGATGACAGCAACGGCGGTGGCAAGCTACGGCATGGCAAATGGCGTCACCGTCCGTCGATTTTCGGTCCGTCGtttttagcagttttttagtaatgtagtaagctaggccaagggttcgcttggggtcagcaatggttctcgagtgccagtcccgcccaaggtgtaggctcgggtcgtgacaattagtcattaaaataaaggaaagtgctaaatggccaaaaaatttgcccagaaaattaaaaaaactataatatttttttttattttagaacaaactaatctttttttcattttttagttagaatatatttaagttaaaagggtaaaaatatttaaaaagttaaaataacatagaaaaactatcattttggccaaattctggccaaattttctggccaaaaagaattttcctaaaataaaaaattggaaaGTTATACGTTTAGAGAAGTTTGATCATTGACTCGAACTCGATCACCGGAGAAATTGTCGAGTGTAGACGATGGATTCAACTGTAGATGTCATTTAGAATAGGAAAAGGATTATCTTTCTTTGTTAACGGGGCTAAgaactaaaagtttttaaatcaTGACTATCTGATATGATTTATGAGTAATTATAGGTACTTAATCAGGTTGAATATAACATAAAGTCAAATGgatttttaagtatatatatataacatatattgaTATCAAGGTTACACAATACTGACAATAGGCCCTACATTTGTCAACACATATTAATTATAAGATATGCTATCATTTTACAGAGGAGAAAGACACAAATTTTTCCTTATTATTCATagcactatatatatattaattataatatggTATCATCAATTGAAATTGAGTTGATACTTTGGCCTCTGATCTGGATAAAAGAGTCCAAAATGTTGCTCACTTATTTTTCCATCCTTTTGATTTTCATCAAACATAGCGAATAAATAAGTTTCTATCGTACTTCCAGGTTTCTTTGGTGTTCCAGCCCCTCCTTTCACATGATTAATCAAATTCGTATAATAAGTTTGTGCATTTTCCATAGTTGCTGCAGGATGTCCCTCAGAAGGCCAACCACTTTCCGATACAATGACCTCAATATTTTGTCCTCCAAGTTTCTCCATTGCAAAATACATTGAATCCAAAAGGGCATCAAAAAGATTTTGATATCCCGCAGAATTAGTCCCTTGATCGTTGAAAAGTGCATAAGAAAGAGGAACGTCGTTAGTGTTATCAATATGGCCAAAATAAGGGTAAATATTGGCTAAGAGTGGGAGGTTATTTCGTGATAGAAATTCGATTATAGGATTAATGAAGCTTTTGTATTCTTCGCGAAAAATACTATCACTTGGTGGGTAGGTGTTTGTTAAGAGTCCTAAGTATGTTGCGGTTGAGACCTTAATTTGATCTTGCAACCCTGCTGATGTTAACGCGTTGTAAACATTTTCCATTGCTGGACCAACAAATTGTGTATATTGACCGGTATTTGTACCGGGATCAATTTCATTTCCAACAgctatatatttgaatttaacaTCTGGGAAATTACTTATTATATTATCTTGAACCCAACCATTGGCACTTGAAGGATTGGCTAGGGCTTCAAGATCTTGATTTGGGACATCAAGAATTATTTCAATGTCACTTCCTTTTAGAGCATTAAAGACATTTGTGTCAGGATAGTAAATTCTCATCTTTTTAATGCCATTAGAATTGTATAGGTTTTTGACATCTTGATCTGATGGTAAATTGTTGGCAATTTTTCCATAGCATACTCCAATAGGTTGTGCTCCTACATTATAATGACAAATAGTTATAGTTCGGACTATAATTATAACTAGTATAGTTTATCTATT
This genomic window contains:
- the LOC125851562 gene encoding glucan endo-1,3-beta-glucosidase A-like isoform X2, whose protein sequence is MSFLSFLVASLLLVGLLIQMTGAQPIGVCYGKIANNLPSDQDVKNLYNSNGIKKMRIYYPDTNVFNALKGSDIEIILDVPNQDLEALANPSSANGWVQDNIISNFPDVKFKYIAVGNEIDPGTNTGQYTQFVGPAMENVYNALTSAGLQDQIKVSTATYLGLLTNTYPPSDSIFREEYKSFINPIIEFLSRNNLPLLANIYPYFGHIDNTNDVPLSYALFNDQGTNSAGYQNLFDALLDSMYFAMEKLGGQNIEVIVSESGWPSEGHPAATMENAQTYYTNLINHVKGGAGTPKKPGSTIETYLFAMFDENQKDGKISEQHFGLFYPDQRPKYQLNFN